From one Takifugu rubripes chromosome 14, fTakRub1.2, whole genome shotgun sequence genomic stretch:
- the LOC115252462 gene encoding protocadherin gamma-A2-like yields MEARRRFFTHLSARWRLFHGFQQHTELLMFFLLCIPMVGCQIRYSIPEEMKKGSVIGNLAQDLGLDLKRLRSGRARIVTGESIQYTELNTDKGILVVNERIDREQLCGDVTPCSFSIEVILENPIELHRITVEVLDINDHAPVFPNQDKPIKFEISESALTGVQFPLQGADDMDVGQNALENYVLSQNDNFILKQHANPDGSKNVEIMLQKPLDRERHPHLTLKLIAVDGGTPQRSGTVNIDITVLDANDNAPVFNQSVYKASIMENTKIGSNVVTVNATDADSGIYGLITYSLSKMKGGTAEKFTIDESTGAITVSGPIDYEKDRKYEVRVEAKDQGGLIGTSKIIIDVIDLNDNPPVINVMSFSSTISEDAPPGTTIAVFNVKDADSDKNGQIKCSLDRKLPFKIESSLTNYYNLISDQFFDRESVSKYNITVTATDSGTPPLSTSTTLHLIISDVNDNAPLFEKQSYSAYIVENNSPGTSIFTVSARDSDWNQNARISYILEETHISGSPISSYLSLNSENGVISAAQSFDYEQIKELQIVVKAQDGGSPPLSSNVSVKILIQDQNDNPPQVLYPVQTGGSMVAEMVPRSADVGYLVTKVVAVDVDSGQNAWLSYKLQKATDRALFEVGLQNGEIRTIRQVSDKDAVKQRLSVIVEDNGQPSRSATVIVNVAVADSFPEVLSEFTDFAHDKEYNDNLTFYLVLALAVVSFLFITCLVVIISVKIYRWRQSRILYHSSLPVIPYYPPRYSDTLGTGTLQHVYNYEVCRTTDSRKSDCKFGRAASQNVLIMDPSSTGTMQRIQSEKSILDEPDSPLEVRALKY; encoded by the coding sequence ATGGAAGCAAGGAGGAGATTTTTTACACATTTGTCCGCAAGATGGCGATTATTTCATGGCTTTCAGCAGCACACCGAGCTGCTtatgtttttcctgctgtgcaTCCCCATGGTAGGTTGTCAGATTCGTTATTCTATAccggaggagatgaagaagggTTCTGTAATTGGTAACTTAGCCCAAGATCTTGGCCTGGATCTGAAACGCCTCCGTTCTGGCCGGGCCCGTATCGTTACCGGAGAAAGCATCCAGTACACGGAGCTGAACACAGACAAAGGGATTTTAGTGGTGAACGAGAGAATAGACCGAGAGCAGCTTTGTGGAGACGTCACACCGTGTAGCTTCAGCATCGAGGTGATCTTGGAAAATCCCATAGAACTACACCGAATAACGGTGGAGGTTTTGGACATAAATGATCACGCTCCTGTCTTCCCGAATCAAGACAAACCTATCAAGTTTGAAATTAGTGAATCAGCTCTAACTGGAGTGCAATTTCCGCTGCAGGGGGCGGATGATATGGACGTTGGGCAAAACGCTTTAGAAAATTATGTTTTATCACAGAATGACAATTTCATCTTAAAGCAACACGCAAACCCAGATGGAAGTAAAAATGTGGAAATTATGCTGCAGAAGCCTTTAGACAGAGAGCGACACCCGCATCTGACATTAAAACTCATTGCAGTGGACGGAGGAACACCGCAGAGATCCGGTACAGTAAATATAGACATCACCGTGTTAGACGCAAACGATAATGCTCCAGTTTTTAATCAGTCGGTATATAAAGCTTCTATAATGGAGAATACCAAAATAGGCTCTAATGTTGTGACCGTGAATGCAACAGACGCAGACAGCGGTATATACGGCCTGATCACTTACAGCCTGTCCAAGATGAAAGGAGGGACTGCGGAAAAATTTACTATTGATGAAAGTACAGGAGCCATCACTGTGTCTGGTCCCATAGATtatgaaaaagacagaaaatacgaAGTAAGAGTGGAGGCAAAAGATCAAGGGGGCCTAATTGGAACGAGTAAAATTATAATTGATGTAATTGACCTCAATGACAATCCCCCGGTTATAAACGTGATGTCATTTTCCAGCACGATATCTGAGGATGCCCCTCCGGGTACAACAATCGCTGTTTTCAATGTGAAAGACGCAGATTCAGATAAAAATGGACAAATTAAGTGTTCATTAGACAGAAAACTGCCGTTTAAAATCGAGTCATCTTTAACAAACTATTATAATTTGATCTCGGATCAGTTCTTCGACAGAGAATCTGTCTCTAAATACAACATAACAGTCACGGCAACTGATTCAGGGACTCCTCCTCTTTCGACATCAACAACATTACATCTGATTATTTCTGATGTAAATGACAATGCACCTTTATTTGAGAAGCAGAGTTATTCTGCATATATTGTAGAAAATAATTCTCCTGGAACATCCATATTTACTGTCAGTGCACGAGATTCTGATTGGAATCAAAACGCAAGAATTTCCTACATTCTAGAGGAAACACACATCAGTGGGAGTCCAATTTCATCTTATTTGTCTTTAAACTCTGAAAATGGAGTTATTAGTGCAGCTCAATCCTTTGATTATGAACAAATTAAAGAACTTCAGATAGTGGTCAAAGCTCAGgatggaggttctcctccactcagcagcaacgtgagcgtaaaaatcctgatccaggaccagaacgataacccccctcaggttctgtacccggtccagactggaggctctatggtggctgaaatggtgcctcgttcagcagatgtgggctacctggtgactaaagtggtggctgttgatgtggactctggacagaatgcctggctctcctataaactgcagaaagccacagacagggccctgtttgaagtgggcctccagaatggagagatcagaaccatccgccaagtgtctgataaagatgctgtcaaacaaagactgagtgttatcgtggaggacaacgggcagccctctcgttcagctacagtcattgtgaacgtggcggtggccgacagcttccctgaagtgctgtcagagttcactgactttgcacacgacaaggagtacaatgacaacctgactttttacttagtcttggctttggctgtggtctccttcctcttcatcacctgtttagtggttattatatcagtcaagatctacaggtggagacagtctcgcatcctgtatcactccagtctgcctgtcattccatattatccaccacgttactcagacactttggggacagggactctccaacacgtgtacaactacgaggtgtgcaggaccactgactccagaaagagtgactgtaagtttggcagagctgctagtcagaacgtgctgataatggaccccagttctacaggaaccatgcagaggattcagagtgagaagagcatcctggatgaaccagactctcctctaGAGGTGAGGGCTTTAAAATATTAG
- the LOC115252464 gene encoding protocadherin gamma-A4-like yields the protein MSVEWRLCGFRRQIGLLIFLHLVADMVGGQIRYSIPEEMKKGSVIGNLAQDLGLDLKRLRSGRARIVTGESIQYTELNTDKGILVVNERIDREQLCGDVTPCSFSIEVILENPLELHRITVEVLDINDHAPVFPNQDKHVSLEISESALTGTQFPLQGADDMDVGQNALQNYVLSQNENFILKQHANPDGSKYVEMVLQKPLDRERHPHLSLKLIAVDGGTPQRSGTVNIDITVLDANDNVPVFNQSVYKASIMENTKIGTNVVTVNATDADSGIYGLITYSLSKMKGGAAEIFTIDESTGAITVSGPIDYEKDRKYEVRVEARDRGGLTGTSKVVFDVSDVNDNPPVINVMSFSSTISEDAPPGTTIAILNIKDADSDKNGQIKCSLDRKLPFKIESSLTNYYNLISDQFFDRESVSKYNITVTATDSGAPPLSTSTTLHLIISDVNDNAPLFEKQSYSAYIVENNSPGTSIFTVSARDSDWNQNARISYILEETHISGSPISSYLSLNSENGVISAARSFDYEQIKELQIVVKAQDGGSPPLSSNVSVKILIQDQNDNPPQVLYPVQTGGSMVAEMVPRSADVGYLVTKVVAVDVDSGQNAWLSYKLQKATDRALFEVGLQNGEIRTIRQVSDKDAVKQRLSVIVEDNGQPSRSATVIVNVAVADSFPEVLSEFTDFAHDKEYNDNLTFYLVLALAVVSFLFITCLVVIISVKIYRWRQSRILYHSSLPVIPYYPPRYSDTLGTGTLQHVYNYEVCRTTDSRKSDCKFGRAASQNVLIMDPSSTGTMQRIQSEKSILDEPDSPLEVRALKY from the coding sequence ATGTCCGTAGAATGGCGTTTATGTGGCTTTCGACGGCAAATAGGATTGCTGATATTTCTCCATCTTGTGGCGGATATGGTAGGTGGTCAGATTCGTTATTCTATAccggaggagatgaagaagggTTCTGTAATTGGTAACTTAGCCCAAGATCTTGGCCTGGATCTGAAACGCCTCCGTTCTGGCCGGGCCCGTATTGTTACCGGAGAAAGCATCCAGTACACGGAGCTGAACACAGACAAAGGGATTTTAGTGGTGAACGAGAGAATAGACCGAGAGCAGCTTTGTGGGGACGTCACACCGTGTAGCTTCAGCATCGAGGTGATCTTGGAAAATCCACTAGAGCTTCACAGGATAACGGTGGAGGTTTTGGATATAAATGATCACGCTCCTGTTTTCCCGAATCAAGACAAACATGTCAGCCTTGAAATTAGTGAATCAGCTTTAACTGGAACTCAATTCCCGCTGCAGGGCGCGGATGATATGGACGTTGGACAAAACGCTTTACAAAATTATGTTTTATCACAGAATGAAAATTTCATCTTAAAGCAACACGCAAACCCAGATGGAAGTAAATATGTGGAAATGGTGCTGCAGAAGCCTTTAGACAGAGAGCGACACCCGCATCTGTCGTTAAAACTCATTGCAGTGGACGGAGGAACACCGCAGAGATCCGGTACAGTAAATATAGACATCACCGTGTTAGACGCAAACGATAATGTTCCAGTTTTTAATCAGTCGGTATATAAAGCTTCTATAATGGAGAATACCAAGATAGGCACTAATGTTGTGACCGTGAATGCAACAGACGCAGACAGCGGTATATACGGCCTGATCACTTACAGCCTGTCCAAAATGAAAGGAGGGGCTGCGGAAATATTTACTATTGATGAAAGTACAGGAGCCATCACTGTGTCTGGTCCCATAGATtatgaaaaagacagaaaatacgaAGTAAGAGTTGAAGCCAGAGACCGTGGCGGCCTGACCGGAACAAGTAAAGTGGTGTTTGATGTGAGTGACGTCAATGACAATCCCCCGGTTATAAACGTGATGTCATTCTCCAGCACGATATCCGAGGATGCCCCTCCAGGTACAACAATCGCAATTTTAAACATAAAAGACGCAGATTCGGATAAAAATGGACAAATTAAGTGTTCATTAGACAGAAAACTACCGTTTAAAATCGAGTCATCTTTAACAAACTATTATAATTTGATCTCGGATCAGTTCTTCGACAGAGAATCTGTCTCTAAATACAACATAACAGTAACGGCAACTGATTCAGGGGCTCCTCCTCTTTCGACTTCAACAACATTACATCTGATTATTTCTGATGTAAATGACAATGCACCTTTATTTGAGAAGCAGAGTTACTCTGCATATATTGTAGAAAATAATTCTCCTGGAACATCCATATTTACTGTCAGTGCACGAGATTCTGATTGGAATCAAAACGCAAGAATTTCCTACATTCTAGAGGAAACACACATCAGTGGGAGTCCAATTTCATCTTATTTGTCTTTAAACTCTGAAAATGGAGTTATTAGTGCAGCTCGATCCTTTGATTATGAACAAATTAAAGAACTTCAGATAGTGGTCAAAGCTCAGGAcggaggttctcctccactcagcagcaacgtgagcgtgaaaatcctgatccaggaccagaacgataacccccctcaggttctgtacccggtccagactggaggctctatggtggctgaaatggtgcctcgttcagcagatgtgggctacctggtgactaaagtggtggctgttgatgtggactctggacagaatgcctggctctcctataaactgcagaaagccacagacagggccctgtttgaagtgggcctccagaatggagagatcagaaccatccgccaagtgtctgataaagatgccgtcaaacaaagactgagtgttatcgtggaggacaacgggcagccctctcgttcagctacagtcattgtgaacgtggcggtggccgacagcttccctgaagtgctgtcagagttcactgactttgctcacgacaaggagtacaatgacaacctgactttttacttagtcttggctttggctgtggtctccttcctcttcatcacctgtttagtggtgattatatcagtcaagatctacaggtggagacagtctcgcatcctgtatcactccagtctgcctgtcattccatattatccaccacgttactcagacactttggggacagggactctccaacacgtgtacaactacgaggtgtgcaggaccactgactccagaaagagtgactgtaagtttggcagagctgctagtcagaacgtgctgataatggaccccagttctacaggaaccatgcagaggattcagagtgagaagagcatcctggatgaaccagactctcctctaGAGGTGAGGGCTTTAAAATATTAG
- the LOC115252465 gene encoding protocadherin gamma-A2-like yields the protein MSVDWRLCGFRRQIGLLIFLHLVADMVGGQIRYSIPEEMKKGSVIGNLAQDLGLDLKRLRSGRARIVTGENIQYTELNTDKGILVVNERIDREQLCGDVTPCSFSIEVILENPIELHRITVEVLDINDHAPVFPNQDKPIKFDISESAVTGAQFPLQGADDMDVGQNALQNYILSPNENFILKQHANPDGSKYAEMVLQKPLDRERHPHLTLKLIAVDGGTPQRSGTVNIDITVLDANDNAPVFNQSVYKASIMENTKIGSNVVTVNATDADSGIYGLITYSLSKMKGGAAEIFTIDESTGAITVSGPIDYEKDRKYEVRVEAKDQGGLIGTSKIIIDVIDLNDNPPVINVMSFSSTISEDAPPGTTIAVFNVKDADSDKNGQIKCSLDRKLPFKIESSLTNYYNLISDQFFDRESVSKYNITVTATDSGTPPLSTSTTLHLIISDVNDNAPLFEKQSYSAYIVENNSPGTSIFTVSARDSDWNQNARISYILEETHISGSPISSYLSLNSENGVISAARSFDYEQIKELQIVVKAQDGGSPPLSSNVSVKILIQDQNDNPPQVLYPVQTGGSMVAEMVPRSADVGYLVTKVVAVDVDSGQNAWLSYKLQKATDRALFEVGLQNGEIRTIRQVSDKDAVKQRLSVIVEDNGQPSRSATVIVNVAVADSFPEVLSEFTDFAHDKEYNDNLTFYLVLALAVVSFLFITCLVVIISVKIYRWRQSRILYHSSLPVIPYYPPRYSDTLGTGTLQHVYNYEVCRTTDSRKSDCKFGRATSQNVLIMDPSSTGTMQRIQSEKSILDEPDSPLEVRS from the coding sequence ATGTCCGTAGACTGGCGTTTATGTGGCTTTCGACGGCAAATAGGATTGCTGATATTTCTCCATCTTGTGGCGGATATGGTAGGTGGTCAGATTCGTTATTCTATAccggaggagatgaagaagggTTCTGTAATTGGTAACTTAGCCCAAGATCTTGGCCTGGATCTGAAACGCCTCCGTTCTGGCCGGGCCCGTATTGTTACCGGAGAAAACATCCAGTACACGGAGCTGAACACAGACAAAGGGATTTTAGTGGTGAACGAGAGAATAGACCGAGAGCAGCTTTGTGGGGACGTCACACCGTGTAGCTTCAGCATCGAGGTGATCTTGGAAAATCCCATAGAACTACACCGAATAACGGTTGAGGTTTTGGACATAAATGATCACGCTCCCGTCTTCCCGAATCAAGACAAACCTATCAAGTTTGATATTAGTGAATCAGCTGTAACTGGAGCGCAATTCCCGCTGCAGGGCGCGGATGATATGGACGTTGGACAAAACGCTTTACAAAATTATATTTTATCACCGAATGAAAATTTCATCTTAAAGCAACACGCAAACCCAGATGGAAGTAAATATGCGGAAATGGTGCTGCAGAAGCCTTTAGACAGAGAGCGACACCCGCATCTGACATTAAAACTCATTGCAGTGGACGGAGGAACACCGCAGAGATCCGGTACAGTAAATATAGACATCACCGTGTTAGACGCAAACGATAATGCTCCAGTTTTTAATCAGTCGGTATATAAAGCTTCTATAATGGAGAATACCAAAATAGGCTCTAATGTTGTGACCGTGAATGCAACAGACGCAGACAGCGGTATATACGGCCTGATCACTTACAGCCTGTCCAAGATGAAAGGAGGGGCTGCGGAAATATTTACTATTGATGAAAGTACAGGAGCCATCACTGTGTCTGGTCCCATAGATTAtgaaaaagacaggaaataCGAAGTAAGAGTGGAGGCAAAAGATCAAGGGGGCCTAATTGGAACGAGTAAAATTATAATTGATGTAATTGACCTCAATGACAATCCCCCGGTTATAAACGTGATGTCATTTTCCAGCACGATATCTGAGGATGCCCCTCCGGGTACAACAATCGCTGTTTTCAATGTGAAAGACGCAGATTCAGATAAAAATGGACAAATAAAGTGTTCATTAGACAGAAAACTACCGTTTAAAATCGAGTCATCTTTAACAAACTATTATAATTTGATCTCGGATCAGTTCTTCGACAGAGAATCTGTCTCTAAATACAACATAACAGTAACGGCAACTGATTCAGGGACTCCTCCTCTTTCGACATCAACAACATTACATCTGATTATTTCTGATGTAAATGACAATGCACCTTTATTTGAGAAGCAGAGTTACTCTGCATATATTGTAGAAAATAATTCTCCTGGAACATCCATATTTACTGTCAGTGCACGAGATTCTGATTGGAATCAAAACGCAAGAATTTCCTACATTCTAGAGGAAACACACATCAGTGGGAGTCCAATTTCATCTTATTTGTCTTTAAACTCTGAAAATGGAGTTATTAGTGCAGCTCGATCCTTTGATTATGAACAAATTAAAGAACTTCAGATAGTGGTCAAAGCTCAGGAcggaggttctcctccactcagcagcaacgtgagcgtgaaaatcctgatccaggaccagaacgataacccccctcaggttctgtacccggtccagactggaggctcgatggtggctgaaatggtgcctcgttcagcagatgtgggctacctggtgactaaagtggtggctgttgatgtggactctggacagaatgcctggctctcctataaactgcagaaagccacagacagggccctgtttgaagtgggcctccagaatggagagatcagaaccatccgccaagtgtctgataaagatgccgtcaaacaaagactgagtgttatcgtggaggacaacgggcagccctctcgttcagctacagtcattgtgaacgtggcggtggccgacagcttccctgaagtgctgtcagagttcactgactttgcacacgacaaggagtacaatgacaacctgactttttacttagtcttggctttggctgtggtctccttcctcttcatcacctgtttagtggttattatatcagtcaagatctacaggtggagacagtctcgcatcctgtatcactccagtctgcctgtcattccatattatccaccacgttactcagacactttggggacagggactctccaacacgtgtacaactacgaggtgtgcaggaccactgactccagaaagagtgactgtaagtttggcagagctactagtcagaacgtgctgataatggaccccagttctacaggaaccatgcagaggattcagagtgaaaagagcatcctggatgaaccagactctcctcttGAGGTGAGGAGCTAA